The Glycine soja cultivar W05 unplaced genomic scaffold, ASM419377v2 tig00105261_1_pilon, whole genome shotgun sequence genome includes the window CTCAGAAGGACAATCCACCAGACTCTCCCATGCTTCCATGACAtaatctcatgcatttttttgaccCACAAGGGTTTTACATTTTTCCTTCATATTCGTATCAATGTGAAACCAACACAACAAGTTTGTTGCCTCAAGGAAAACAGTTTTCATTGCATTTATCAATGCTGAATCTCTATCGGTAACAGTAACTTGAGGGATTGCATCACATCTTAGAAAAATACTTTGAAACCGTTCCAGAGCCCAAACAACATTGCTTATATGTTCTCCCTCCAAATAGGCAAatgcagttgaaaatgttatccagttggtgtcacaccaacaatGTCAAGTAAAGACAATCTAtatctatttgttttgtaggtactatctatGAGAAATACCAAATTACAAGCTTTGGTTAATTTCACTGCATCGGGATGACTCCAAAATATATCACGTgcaacatcttcatcctttagcttatgccaatgaatatactgatcgcgttcaagaagcttcattagttgTTTCATTTCACTATTATTGCCTCTTATAGATCAATATGcatatcttgcattgtatactTGATTCATTGTTGTAAAAATGGTGGCATTGTGCTCTTTCAATGTCAGAAGAATATTCTTTGgttggtgtcgcaacctacccttcggcgggagggtgacgTGAGACTCACGGGtacgtcttccaagggaggaaaatgcacggagttgtcaccaatgtttatttgtggaaaatgttagaaaaaccgatACGTAtgggtctacgaactttaagtacgagaggttcgggagttgtttttacacacggggaaggtataAGCGCCCCATGCGTCCGTCACAGGGGAtggtagcctttaatcaaatgtgcaaaatcatgactttaaattatttttatctttcctttttgtgttttttttatcttttggggtcgacaaaagtagggcttttgctcctatgtatccacaattgcaatgaggaactcagacctacatagttctttaaaaagcggtaaagttatgcggagtgttgattttatacttttgaacggcccattttaaccaataaaagcaaagagaactgtttaaggcgttggacctcgaACTGTTTCAAATGACCTTTTCACAGACAAAGTTGgatttatgagttgattttaactttagtttcacttagttatttctcaactcatttaaaagagaaatttaaaagtaaaatgtcCGGTTGGaacttacttattttttattaaccgaggttacaacatGAACGAtcagttggattttattttaacgatGATTAAACaacattacaacacaaatgatcaattgaaattcattttatcattcattGAGgttacggcttaaacgatcaGTCGAAACTCGTTTAAAACGAAGAAAAGAATACCGAAAGTaaacgagatgaagatgaaaacatacaaagcaagaatggacccctaagggtgcatataatgaattcaaagcttcgaAATCGAAAACTAACCGGTTGAAGATCgatgaacgatgaagaacgaacgaagaaagGCAAAGAATGGTGAAGAACATTAGCGTAATTGATCACAAAAATGTCATGGAATCATTATGGAAGCGTctcagcttggattttttccttctttcttcttttcctcaCTTATTTTTAGTGAATCCTGAGTGCCAAAGATGTTGAACCTTTTTTCCTCAGCCCCTCACACCATTTTATAGCAAAAatgagggaggtggttgccgcccagctcgcccaggcaagcttgGTAGCTTCCACCTGAAGTAACctccctccagaatattccagATGGGCCCAGGGCTAGGTATACCCCCCCTAAATTGATCAGTTCACCCcccattttgtgtttttgtctgatttccttctgaaacatcgctaaactttatggattacacGGCGATGAGTGTTAAGAATCTCAATTTGGTCAGCAAAGGTCCACATGTTGACAAACAATTGTCCCTGGATGAAATTAATGTATGACAGTTGGACCactgactttgtcatatcaccaATAGTCTTATCAACCTTAGTCAGTCGACCAgtatatggatgtccaactaatgacttagcCAATGCATGATTATGACTCCCACAtattaacttcaccatccatccGTCACCTTTCAACACTTGTAGCttaaagggacacccacattttctATTGCCAGTAACTGTTCATACTAAATCTTTCTTGTATGCCTTATATTTTCTACTCCTCTCACAATCAATTAAAACACATGAGGTCCTTCCTCTATTTCCAGTATGTGTGTCTGACCTCATTATCACCGCCATAAAACCAATATCATACGCAACAGAGCGAGCCCAATGCAAAATGTCATCACGGGTAGCAAACACCTACATAAAGGATAATACATGTTTAGTCTTCAAGGAACATTCatttacttactttaacaaaatacaaaatcatatcaatacctgagaagtattgaaggCATCAGaataatcaatattttcaaacaCATCAAGTTCCTCTCCATTGTCTTCATTCATATtaacttcttcagacattatGTTGTCATATATCcactgatcttcgtccatcttaacaaaacatttaaaaaaatttagtgacAAACTGACGACCCCTAATGACACCATACATAATTCtaattatctataaataaatctATGTATTTTAAACAACTTCcatgttgaaattcattttaaaattttctacacTACATAAGTATGACGATATATCAAAATAGAGTGTTAATTAAGTTAATGTTAACATAATTTATCTCTAGTTTttcacataaaattaataataaatatttgtgtcaaattcaaaatttattagaTAATTGTGTATAAAAAAGGATGTTTATCCCCCTTACCTTGCTTCAATTCATATCAATTTTAGGACAAAATTCACACACTCATAGagccaaaaacatattttaagtttatttgtttCTCAGCCTACAGAACTCAGATTGGGATGATTCCAAATCGAGGTGAAAGAGGACATTCTAAAATGCAATTTAGGGACAAAAACACAGAAAAAGGTTAAGTTAAATGAGAGATAttgaaataagaaattaaaagagaattacaGAATTAGCATTGTGGAAATTAAACAAGGACACATAAAATgcgaaaggaagaacaagatAGGCGCCACAAATAATGATGTCTAATAAGCCTTGAGGATCGCCACAAGAATTGAGCAATTCTTTATAATATCAAATGGTTCAAGGAAGAACCCTAGCAGAGACAATTCTCACACTTAAATGATAAAACCAGCAAAAGCCTCTATCGATTCACTTCATAATTGATTTATACAAATCAGTTCTCATGTACTtggtagaaaataaaataaatataaaatctcaACATTGTAAGCATAACTAAAATTCCTTAGTGGTTAAGTAAGGCATAATTAAGTTTGAGGTCCAAGTCTCAAAACTAGCTACAagcactttattattattattattattatttattaaacaatTTCAAAGGGTGACATCTGAGTAGTACTATGTACAACCCTGTTATAAGTAAATTCAACATGTGGTAAACACTCTTCCCAAGTCCTAAGATTTTTCTTAATGATGGCTCTAAGAAGAGTAGAAAGAGTTCTATTGACCACCTCAGTTTGTCCATCGGTTTGGGGATGGCATGTAGTtgaaaacaacaatttagtTCTAATCTTACCCCATAAAGTCCGCCACAAATGACTATGAAATTTGGAATCTCGGTCACTTATAATACTCCTAGGTAAACCATGTAATCTTACCACCTCTTTGAAGAACAAATCAACAACATGACAAGTGTCGTCTACCTTCTGACATGCTATGAAGTGAGCCATcttagaaaacctatcaaccACCTCAAAAACCAAGCCCTTTCCTCTCTTGGACCGAGGCAAACCTTTCTTGTGTTTGATTACATAGGGGAATTGTTCAAGAAATTCCACCCGCTTGGCATGCCTCTTGTTCAAATTTCCTTGTCCTTTCAAGTATTTCAAAGACTCATGATCATTGTGAATAACAAATTCCTTGGGCAAGAGATAATGTTGCCAAATCTACAAAGCTCTAATTAAGGCATACAATTCCTTATCATATGTAGAATAGCTAAGAGCAGCCtcattcaatttctcactaaaatATGCAATGGGATGCCCCTCCTGCATCAACGCAGCCCCTATGCCTACCCTAGATGCATCACATTCAAGCTTAAAggatttatcaaaattaagcAAAGCAAGAACAAGAGCATTAGTTAACTTTCTTTCAAAGCAATAAAAGCTTTCTTTTGTTGATCTCCCCAttcaaaaacaacaaattttttaacaatttcatTTAGAGGTGCAGCCAAAGTGCTAAAATCTCTAACAAACCTCCTATAGAAACTTGTTAAACCATTCATACAAcctatatttagttttaaaggTTGTTTTCTACCCATCTCCTTCTCTAATTCTAATTTGATGATATCCACTTTTTGAGTCAATTTTAGAGAAGACACAAGCACCCATTCATTTCAACCAACAAGTCGTCTAACCTAGGAATAGGATCTCTATACTTTTCTGTTATGTTATTGATGGCTCTACAATCTGTGCACATCCTCCAAattccatctttcttagggaatAGAATGACTAGAACTGCACATGGACTTCTTTAACCCACCCCTTTTGCATCAAGTCTTCAACTTGCTTTTGAATCTCCTTGGTTTTGGGGATTGCTTTGACAGGATGGCctattaggcaatgaagctcctggaatgagatcaatttaaTGCTCAATTCCCCTAAGAAGGGGTAGACCTTGAGGCACTTCTTAGGGAaagacatcatcaaaatcctgTAACAAAGAAGAAACCTCTTTTGGAAGAGAGTTAGTAGGACATGCGTCCTTTGAATTACACTCTTTACTCAAAAGTAAGAGTATTGGATTTCTCAGTTGCATAgcccttttcatttctttttcttttataaacatatttgattcttttctctctttctcttttccaccatctttttcctttttcttttcactttgtttttctcttctttctcatttttaattgatCCTCGCTAACTTCTCTTGGAGCCAATGGTGCAAAAGTAGTTTTGCAATCTTTATGCATAAAAGTGAACTTATTGGTGAAACCATCATGCATGACTCTCCTATCAtacttgtcgcaacctacccttcggcgggagggcgacgcgtgactcgcgggatgcgtgttccacgaaaggaataagcgcggagtcgccaccaacgtttatttgaggaaaacgtcggaaaaaccggaaaaaacgcgatctacgaacttttaagtgaaaggttcgggagttgtatttacgcgcggggaaggtattagcaccccacacgtccgtcacaagggacggcaacctttaatcgaatgtgcaaacatgactttgatttttacgttcccttttatgtccttatatcctttataccctttttatatttttttctctttttgtggtcgacaagggtgtttccctttgctcctacgtattcctcaattgggatgagaaaatcagacctacgtagttctttcttatcaagtgattcttttttacttaagtggtgatcattttaaggcgttggaccttaaaaatgatccattttacttagtgagaaattgaaatgacaaacttcaaaagcctatttttgtggacgagcttgactaggcgagttgattttagccttagtttcactttagttattaatcaattcgattaagaatgagaaatcccaaagagaaaaaacgtccgattgattttccgctttattttactaaaagatgttttttgattattatattattttttacctctttttgatttccaacgtggttacggcacgaccgaacggtcggaattcattttaaccgaagttaacggataatacaattcaaacgttcggtggaaattgattttatttttaagttaagcgagaaatgacttaagtaaaatggcttaagcacgtcaatagggggtataaaaagtaaacaagacgagaataaaaatgcacgaaacacaatgtggaccaccatgggtgcatagaatgaatcgaaaagcttggttcgaggtacttacccgttgaagatcgaagaacgatgaagaacgaatgaagaacgtcgaagaacggttgaaacctttgcgaaattcctcacggaaaacgttacggaaacgtttcggaagcgcctcggcttagattttcttcacggaaacaatttttccaagcaaattcgaaagagagagaagtgccaaaggggctgaacccctttcttcttcacttcctcccctatttatagcaaaataggggaggtggttgccgcccagctcgcccacgcgagctcagctcgcccaggcgagccaggttgcttcctccagaagcagcagccttctggaggaatattctggagggcccaagtgggtctgggtgctatttgcacccccatttttactaagtacaccccccccctctgctttttttggtgattctttttccgtaaagtcacggaaacttacgaattccgtaacaatacttgttttctttccgtaatgttacggaaccttgcggattacataatcatcccctttttgacttacggaatgttacagaacctcacttaattatgcaacgatgcttccatttgatttccggtgtgacacggaaactcacggattgtgcacctatatttttttggttttccggcatgtcctggaatttcacaaattgcctaatgatgggtgtcaagcacctcacaaggaccaaagaaaggtcgcatgtcatcaagcaaggttccccggacgaaattagggtatgacagttgcccctctttacttgccttttattggagataaaaggaaagtaaagataagacactaatttcgttcctctcgattgacgagagtcgcgggtgaccatgacttgtcgttcctagaatttcacaaattgcctaatgatggatgccaggcacctcacaaggaccaaagaatggtcgcatgtcatcaagcaaaggtccccggacgaaaatcagtgtatgacactaatttcgctcctctcggttgacgagagtcgcgggtgaccatgacttgtcgttcctagattttcacaaattgcctaatgatggatgccaagcacctcacaaggaccaaagaatggtcgcatgtcatcaagcaaaggtccctggacgaaaatcagtgtatgacactaatttcgctcctctcggttgacgagagtcgcgggtgaccatgaaatttccgcatgtaaatgacttgttgttcccggaggaacgaaaggtgcagaagactgtgtcagcctctgcatgctatcaagcgttctgtcttacagatagcaaaagaatgtttatacggataaccactcgggtatttccgcgtatcatcgggcccgccgcctctggatgatacaagggtgcagaatgaccaaacttggtctctgcttgccatcgggcccgccgcctctggatgacaaaagggtgcggataaccgtaaggtatctctgcgtatcatcgggcccgccgcctctggatgatacaagggtgcagaatgaccaaacttggtctctgcttgtcatcgggcccgccgcctctggatgacaaaagggtgcggataaccgtaaggtatctccgcgtatcatcgggcccgccgcctctggatgatacaagggtgcagaatgaccaaacttggtctctgcttgtcatcgggcccgccgcctctggatgacaaaagggtgcggataaccgtaaggtatctccgcgtatcatcgggcccgccgcctctggatgatacaagggtgcagaatgaccaaacttggtctctgcttgtcatcgggcccgccgcctctggatgacaaaagggtgcggataaccgtaaggtatctccgcgtatcatcgggcccgccgcctctggatgatacaagggtgcagaatgaccaaacttggtctctgcttgccatcgggcccgccgcctctggatgacaaaagggtgcggataaccgtaaggtatctccgcgtatcatcgggcccgccgcctctggatgacaaaagggtgcggataaccgtaaggtatctccgcgtatcatcgggcccgccgcctctggatgatacaagggtgcacgtcacatgacctcagggtcagtatgacaaagattatggggcagccgacaaaagcaaggctcttgctcctacgtatcctccaatgaggaaatcagacctacgtagttctagataacttgtgagacttgaaaagtctccatcggaaaatgctgacatctccggaaaaggcgcagatgaccacattggcctctgctcatcaatcacact containing:
- the LOC114404631 gene encoding uncharacterized protein LOC114404631, which encodes MDEDQWIYDNIMSEEVNMNEDNGEELDVFENIDYSDAFNTSQVFATRDDILHWARSVAYDIGFMAVIMRKCGCPFKLQVLKGDGWMVKLICGSHNHALAKSLVGHPYTGRLTKVDKTIGDMTKSVVQLSYINFIQGQLFVNMWTFADQIEILNTHRRVIHKV